A window of the Sabethes cyaneus chromosome 1, idSabCyanKW18_F2, whole genome shotgun sequence genome harbors these coding sequences:
- the LOC128745754 gene encoding uncharacterized protein K02A2.6-like, whose product MQNSNLSFEQKAMSTTGTSIKPPRPLVIEEGMALKWKQWWRQFHWYAVATGLDSKPQHIQAATLLSCIGDDSVRVMDTFGLTDVQEQDITVLKEKFDSYFVPKSNLTYERNVFGKIVQNPGEQFDTFLTRVREQAKKCSFSVLSDSMVKDRIISGTVHKKIIPQLLNDDLDLQKTVDTCRNYEQSIKQSKVMLENSYSEVDLLKQKKYDNSQNSGREEKFPCNRCGLEHRRRQCPAFNKVCVRCNRVGHFASRCFGRAGTDSRKNKSVKMVTCEQEEKSEELSVEELFIGAVNDDDESSDDVWYETVQINGKSVTLKLDSGAACNVLPNSIFRSLGSKLMSSTTMRLVSYSGHKLNVKGEAHLPLIVRGRAESAVFKVIDEEVMPILGRKTCVRFNLIAKVQELTMDDSLFNGLGCIKGFEYDIDLTEDPTFQYNPPRRIPHSLRDQVKAELDAMEKIGVIKKISAPTPVLNAMVIIRQKGKLRICIDPSQVNKNLLRRTHPLSTIEEISSRICGSKWFTVLDMRKGFWQIPVSERTKKYLAFGTPWGRYTCNRLPFGLASAPEVFQKLMNSLLEGLQGVESSMDDILIHAPSKDQLGQITKLVLHRIESAGLKLNHEKCLFVKQSVKFLGHIVSGEGLKADPDKLIAIQRLKRPENKIQLQRVLGMVTYLGKFIENLSEITEPLRKLLIKNVDWVWDIEQEQSFNKIKNLMQRPPVLAYYDVKSDVTLSVDASSKAFGAVLLQNGKPVAYASKSLTSAQENYPQIEKEAAAIRFACNKFHEYVYGKRLTIETDHKPLESICKKTLDRAPPRLKRILLDVTQYAPKIVYKRGSDIPIPDILSRDVEDTFENDPNDELEVHIVLQMSKAARSEITEQTLNDPELKELSATIMSGWPCDKHAVPNRIAKYWNFRDELAVYEGLIFRSHQILIPATLKQKMLTVIHAGHNGVQGCVIRAKQMLFWIGMVSDIKKMVENCRICEKYQRSSTKHEILTNEVPTLPFEIVGSDLFHFQGEDYVLIADSYSGYYDFKKLRETSSKSVIQELKQWFSSFGIPRIVYTDNGPQYSSHEFAKFSKEWSFDHITSSPHFPRSNGLSERFVQTAKNLLKRCTEEGSDLQLALLLQRNTPRDKQLLSPNQRLMSRMVRTTMPVTKAILLPKVVLNVHDKLREARENQKRYADRGCLTAPEFAKGQNVVVQNTKSHLWEKGKILERLDQPRSYLVNLPDNCQIRRNVRDIKPSKTSPSDTQYVEDPFIIVPEENDQEAEPTTDFTSTSVPNTEVDTSSTRLPIRTRSGREVHMRRDSEFEYY is encoded by the coding sequence ATGCAGAATTCGAATCTAAGCTTCGAGCAGAAGGCCATGTCGACTACAGGAACGTCGATTAAGCCTCCCAGGCCATTAGTCATCGAAGAGGGTATGGCGCTCAAGTGGAAGCAATGGTGGCGTCAATTTCATTGGTACGCGGTAGCCACCGGACTCGACAGCAAACCTCAACATATCCAAGCAGCAACCCTGCTTAGTTGTATTGGTGACGACAGTGTTCGTGTGATGGATACGTTTGGTCTAACAGATGTACAAGAACAAGACATAACGGTTCTTAAAGAAAAATTCGACTCATACttcgtgccaaaatcgaatctAACTTATGAGCGAAACGTGTTCGGTAAAATAGTACAAAATCCCGGTGAACAATTCGATACGTTTTTAACTCGTGTCCGTGAACAAGCGAAAAAATGCTCGTTCAGCGTACTTAGCGATTCGATGGTAAAGGATAGAATTATTTCGGGCACCGTTCACAAGAAAATCATTCCTCAGTTATTGAACGACGATTTAGACCTACAAAAAACTGTCGATACATGCAGAAATTACGAACAGTCGATTAAACAATCGAAAGTGATGTTGGAGAATTCGTACAGTGAAGTGGATTTGCTCAAACAGAAAAAGTATGACAATTCGCAAAATAGTGGCAGAGAAGAAAAGTTTCCGTGCAATCGCTGTGGACTTGAACATCGAAGAAGACAGTGTCCGGCGTTTAACAAAGTGTGCGTGAGATGTAATCGCGTTGGACACTTTGCAAGCAGATGCTTTGGAAGAGCCGGTACTGATTCAAGGAAAAATaaatctgtgaaaatggtaACATGCGAGCAAGAAGAAAAATCCGAAGAACTATCGGTCGAAGAGCTTTTTATAGGCGCggtaaatgatgatgatgaaagcAGTGATGATGTGTGGTATGAGACGGTACAAATCAACGGAAAAAGTGTTACGCTGAAACTGGATAGCGGTGCTGCGTGCAATGTATTACCCAATAGCATTTTTCGTTCACTTGGGTCAAAGTTAATGTCATCCACAACTATGCGTTTAGTTTCGTACAGTGGTCACAAATTGAATGTAAAAGGGGAAGCACATTTACCGTTAATCGTGAGAGGTCGCGCAGAATCAGCTGTGTTTAAAGTGATTGATGAAGAAGTTATGCCTATCCTTGGTCGTAAAACGTGCGTACGGTTCAACTTAATCGCTAAAGTGCAGGAATTAACTATGGATGACTCGTTATTTAACGGATTAGGGTGCATCAAAGGATTCGAATATGATATAGACTTAACCGAAGACCCAACGTTCCAGTACAATCCACCCCGTAGAATTCCACACTCACTTCGCGACCAAGTAAAGGCTGAGCTAGATGCAATGGAGAAGATAGGTGTAATAAAAAAGATCAGCGCGCCAACTCCAGTATTAAATGCGATGGTAATTATTAGACAAAAAGGTAAGCTTCGTATTTGCATTGACCCTTCGCaagtgaataaaaatttacTTCGACGCACGCACCCTCTTTCTACCATAGAGGAAATTTCAAGCAGAATTTGCGGTTCTAAGTGGTTCACCGTATTGGATATGAGAAAGGGATTTTGGCAAATCCCAGTGTCCGAACGAACAAAAAAATACCTAGCATTCGGTACGCCATGGGGGCGGTATACATGCAACCGTTTACCATTTGGGCTTGCTTCGGCACCCGAAGTCTTTCAAAAATTAATGAATTCCTTGCTAGAGGGTCTCCAGGGAGTGGAAAGCTCAATGGATGATATTTTGATACACGCTCCTTCAAAGGACCAGTTAGGCCAGATTACGAAACTAGTACTTCACAGAATAGAGTCGGCAGGTTTGAAACTAAATCATGAGAAATGTTTATTCGTCAAACAATCCGTCAAGTTCCTGGGCCATATAGTCTCAGGAGAAGGACTTAAAGCTGATCCTGATAAATTAATAGCAATACAACGTCTTAAGCGACCCGAGAACAAAATTCAACTCCAACGCGTGTTAGGTATGGTAACCTATCTGGGAAAATTCATCGAGAACCTTTCAGAAATTACTGAGCCCCTGAGGAAACTGCTAATAAAAAACGTCGATTGGGTATGGGACATTGAACAAGAACAgtcttttaataaaatcaagaatCTCATGCAACGGCCACCGGTACTAGCTTATTACGATGTCAAATCAGATGTGACTCTTTCTGTAGATGCAAGCTCAAAAGCTTTTGGAGCAGTATTACTGCAGAACGGAAAACCCGTAGCTTATGCTTCGAAATCTCTTACTTCTGCACAAGAGAATTACCCACAAATCGAAAAGGAAGCGGCGGCAATTAGGTTCGCTTGTAATAAATTTCATGAGTACGTTTACGGAAAAAGATTAACCATAGAAACCGATCATAAGCCTTTAGAGTCTATCTGTAAGAAAACATTGGATAGAGCGCCACCCAGACTCAAACGAATTTTACTAGATGTTACTCAATATGCCCCCAAAATAGTATATAAAAGGGGATCTGATATTCCGATTCCTGACATTCTCAGTAGGGACGTAGAAGATACATTCGAAAACGATCCAAACGACGAATTAGAGGTTCATATAGTGCTCCAAATGTCGAAAGCTGCTAGATCAGAAATAACAGAACAAACCTTAAATGATCCAGAGTTAAAGGAATTGAGTGCTACAATAATGTCAGGATGGCCATGCGACAAACACGCTGTTCCCAACCGTATTGCTAAATATTGGAATTTCCGAGATGAGCTGGCAGTTTACGAGGGATTAATTTTTCGATCGCACCAAATATTGATCCCCGCTACtctcaaacaaaaaatgttaacgGTAATTCACGCTGGACACAACGGAGTACAAGGATGTGTAATTCgagcaaagcaaatgctattctGGATAGGTATGGTTAGTGATATTAAAAAGATGGTAGAAAACTGTagaatatgtgaaaaatatcaacGTTCGTCAACGAAACATGAGATTTTGACCAACGAGGTTCCTACGCTGCCATTTGAAATAGTTGGTTCCGATTTGTTTCATTTCCAAGGGGAAGACTATGTTTTAATCGCCGATAGTTATTCTGGGTATTatgattttaaaaaattaagagAGACGTCATCAAAATCCGTAATCCAAGAACTTAAACAATGGTTCTCGTCATTTGGAATACCTCGAATAGTTTATACGGACAATGGACCTCAATACTCATCACACGAATTCGCAAAGTTCAGCAAAGAATGGTCTTTCGATCATATCACTTCGAGTCCGCATTTTCCCAGAAGTAATGGCCTTTCAGAGCGGTTTGTTCAAACAGCAAAGAACTTGTTAAAGCGTTGTACAGAAGAGGGCTCAGATCTTCAGCTAGCACTTCTACTCCAAAGGAATACACCTCGCGATAAACAACTATTATCACCAAATCAACGATTAATGAGTAGAATGGTACGTACAACCATGCCAGTAACAAAAGCGATACTTCTACCAAAGGTAGTTCTTAATGTTCATGACAAACTAAGAGAAGCAAGAGAAAATCAAAAACGATACGCGGACCGCGGCTGCCTTACTGCGCCAGAGTTTGCGAAGGGTCAAAATGTGGTAGTGCAAAATACGAAGTCACACCTTTGGGAAAAGGGAAAGATCCTGGAACGACTGGATCAACCACGCTCTTACCTTGTAAATTTGCCTGATAATTGTCAAATACGCAGGAACGTCAGAGATATAAAACCATCTAAAACATCACCATCAGACACACAATACGTTGAAGATCCATTCATCATAGTTCCCGAGGAAAACGATCAAGAAGCAGAGCCAACAACAGACTTCACCTCAACGAGCGTTCCGAACACTGAAGTTGATACGAGCTCGACACGATTACCAATCAGAACAAGAAGTGGACGGGAAGTTCATATGAGAAGAGACAGTGAATTTGAATATTACTAA